The DNA window CGCCGTGGCTTGGCGTTGAACACAAGGGACATGTCGAGCAGGGCTGGGGCGTTTACGCCCGTTACTATGGCGACCAGGGCTGGTCCCCGCTCCAGCAGTTCGACATCGGCCAGGGCGACGGCATGCAGCGGCTGGAACTGGCCCCGTCCGGCGACGGGCTGGTCGCGGCGTTTACCACCGGCCGCACGCATCGCACGCCTGACAAGCGTCCCCGCGGCGTCGTGCTGGCTCGACTGGCTGGAGACAAACCGGCTGCAGGAGAGCTGAAACTGCCGCCGGGAGCGCCGCTGGTGGAAGCCGACTTCCATCCGTTCCGCCCGCCGGTCCGGCCGACGGCGACCATCGCCGGCCAGCAGCAACAGCTGTTCTTTGGCGACCTGCATCGGCATACGGACCTGTCGCTCTGTCGCGTGCCGATGGATGGCACCATCGAAGACGCTTACCGCTACGCCAGCGATGTGGCCCGGCTGGATTTCCTGGGCATCACCGATCACTCCCGCGATATCGCGCAGGGCGATCCGCTTAGCCAGTTATGGTGGCGCAGCCGGAAGGAGGTCTATCGCCACCAGGCAGGCGATGTCTTTCTTCCCTTTTATGCGTACGAGCGCAGCCATGGCGACACGGCCGACCACAACGTGATCTCGCTCCGCGGCGACATGCTGCGGCCGCACACGTATCCGGTGCCGCAGTTCTGGAAGGAGCTTGACGAACAAACCATCACCATTCCCCACCAGCCCATTCGTCGGAACACCTGGGAGTACCAGGACGACGCCCTGCGACCGCTGCTGGAGATCTTCCAGGGTTGCCGTGATACGTCGATCGAAGAGGACGCCCATCGCGGACTGGGGAAAGGTTTTCTGCTGGGCTTCATCGCCAGCAGCGACCACTCTTCGACCTCGGCCAGCTACGCCTGTGTCTGGGCGCCCCAGGCGACGCGGCCCTCTATCTTTGACGCGTTCAAAGCCCGCCGCACCTATGGAGCGACGGCCCGGATTGAACTGATCGCCCAGGCCGGCGAGCACTGGATGGGGGAAGAAATCGCCGGCGGCAAGCTGCCGCCGCTGCGGCTCAAGGCGACCGGAACCGACATCATCCGTAGCGTAGAGCTGGTCGTCGACGGGAAGGTGGTGAAGGAGTTCTCTCCGTTGAAAAAGCAGATTGAGATCGCCCACGACCTGGACCTGGCCGGCTCGCACTTTGTCTATTTCCATCTGACGCAGGTCGACGGGAACGAAGCCTGGTCTTCGCCGTTCTTTCTGCGCCCCTGATCCAGGTCCACGACAAGACCTTCTGCAGCTCTAGGCGGTTTCCTGCTCCGCCAGGCCGTGATCTTTGATCATCGTTTCGCGGATTTTGAACTTCTGGATTTTGCCGGTTACGGTTTGCGGGAACTCGGCGACAAAGCGAATGTAGCGCGGCGCCTTGTAGTGGGCCAGGCTGCAGCGGCAGAACTCCCGCACGTCGGCCTCATCCAACTGCGCGCCCTGTTTGAGTTTGATCCAGGCGCATAACTCCTCGCCGTACTTCTCGTCGGGCACGCCCAGCACGACGGCCTGTTCAATGGCGTCGTGGGTGAACAGGAACTCTTCAATTTCCCGCGGATAGATGTTCTCGCCGCCGCGGATCACCATATCTTTCATCCGGCCGGTGATGCGGTAATAGCCGTTGGGCAGGCGGATCGCCAGATCGCCCGAGTGCAGAAAGCCGTCGCTGTCGATCGCCGCCGCGGTCGCTGCCGGATCGCCGTAATAGCCCAGCATGACGACATGCCCGCGACTGCAGATTTCTCCTTGCTGGTTATCGCCGCACACCTGCTGCGTTTCCGGATCGACCAGTTTCACTTCGATGCCGGGCAGCGGTTTGCCGACAGTTTCCACGCGGAGTTGGATCGGGTCGTCGACATCGGTCTGCGTCACCACCGGCGAGGCTTCCGTCTGGCCGTAAGCGATGGTGATATCTTTGGCGCCCATCTTGTCGATCACCTGCCGCATGACTTCGATCGGACACGGGCTTCCCGACATGATGCCCGTCCGCAAAGAGGAAAGATCGCGGCCCGCAAACGTGGGATGCTGCAGCTGGGCGATGAACATCGTCGGCACGCCGTAAAGTACGGTCGCCTTTCCTTGTTCAATGGCGTCGAGCGTCGCTTCGGGCTGGA is part of the Lignipirellula cremea genome and encodes:
- a CDS encoding DUF3604 domain-containing protein yields the protein MKHKLAAWLLAGLLLQGSLLQAHPGHDPDEDEPPAVFVYDKPEVEVAATLLENPLAYDASAAAVGEAVWFAWLEFVPEQGDALWVGRRQDDAWTVKQKVRQYMDGCANPNLTRDSDDRLWLSFEARVDNAWDVYAVRIDDQGKPQQEPLPVSPAKGPADTRHTVTADRQGGLWFVWQTDNQGQFDIVARRFNTRDKTWNRAFRVSGNDRGDWNPQAAIDSQGKLSVVWDGFDGESYNVYLRSFADDAWGPTLAVAAGPTFEGRAVIAIDRQDRRWVAWEEGGDNWGRPYRGILTPLINDQLGPLHRYRRLHVAIVSESGRLQQLPEPLPAPQWDAAARRKHPSGEIKHTGAFYERPRLSVDGDGRVWLAYRHFYTPWLGVEHKGHVEQGWGVYARYYGDQGWSPLQQFDIGQGDGMQRLELAPSGDGLVAAFTTGRTHRTPDKRPRGVVLARLAGDKPAAGELKLPPGAPLVEADFHPFRPPVRPTATIAGQQQQLFFGDLHRHTDLSLCRVPMDGTIEDAYRYASDVARLDFLGITDHSRDIAQGDPLSQLWWRSRKEVYRHQAGDVFLPFYAYERSHGDTADHNVISLRGDMLRPHTYPVPQFWKELDEQTITIPHQPIRRNTWEYQDDALRPLLEIFQGCRDTSIEEDAHRGLGKGFLLGFIASSDHSSTSASYACVWAPQATRPSIFDAFKARRTYGATARIELIAQAGEHWMGEEIAGGKLPPLRLKATGTDIIRSVELVVDGKVVKEFSPLKKQIEIAHDLDLAGSHFVYFHLTQVDGNEAWSSPFFLRP
- a CDS encoding AMP-binding protein is translated as MADSTSPWVDGLTIGQVLAGTVARYGDRDALVFPGLGLRWTWRQFQQEVDRVACGLAGIGLGKGDHVAVWATNKPEWVLLQFATARIGAVLVTVNPAYRPFELRFVLKQSDAKALFLVDRFKTSDYFAMLAEICPDLAHAERGMLQSDEYPHLKAVVAINGEPPAGVLGWSDLLDAGSALPLEMLDSVGRTLDPLEPINIQYTSGTTGFPKAAMLSHRNILLNAYYIGQRQRITAEDRICIPVPFYHCFGCVLGTLCSVVHGAAMILPAEYFQPEATLDAIEQGKATVLYGVPTMFIAQLQHPTFAGRDLSSLRTGIMSGSPCPIEVMRQVIDKMGAKDITIAYGQTEASPVVTQTDVDDPIQLRVETVGKPLPGIEVKLVDPETQQVCGDNQQGEICSRGHVVMLGYYGDPAATAAAIDSDGFLHSGDLAIRLPNGYYRITGRMKDMVIRGGENIYPREIEEFLFTHDAIEQAVVLGVPDEKYGEELCAWIKLKQGAQLDEADVREFCRCSLAHYKAPRYIRFVAEFPQTVTGKIQKFKIRETMIKDHGLAEQETA